From Plasmodium yoelii strain 17X genome assembly, chromosome: 11, a single genomic window includes:
- a CDS encoding HCNGP-like protein, putative, whose protein sequence is MNLVDYELSNDEDSDEGKSNSSKKENDLKEIEKLCNKNIENEKTTLKIKEGDNKKGINYNDTENESPDKSTNLEIDLHNNNRDENSNNLSGEMCANREKERNIGYSYNIIEDGEKLKNINQNIYNNNEECFKDQNRVCKENDCNKNILEKNNIMNVNVDGNNFDEIFYLPENKYSEILNKKIDELSKLYEINLTINKNIINSNEYKNPGILEKIMEMFDIDVYSSNYPPHIYNPHDFLSVDLFNEKENTTDKNKAKSKWSEMM, encoded by the coding sequence atgAACTTAGTAGATTATGAACTTTCCAATGATGAAGATTCGGATGAAGGGAAATCAAATAGCTCGAAAAAGGAAAAtgatttaaaagaaatagaaaaattatgcaataaaaatatcgaaaatgaaaaaacgacattaaaaataaaggaaGGTGATAATAAGAAGGgtattaattataatgataCTGAAAATGAAAGCCCCGATAAGTCAACAAATCTGGAAATAGATTTGCATAATAATAACAGAGATGAAAATAGTAACAATTTAAGTGGTGAAATGTGTGCAAATAGAGAAAAGGAAAGAAATATAGGATatagttataatataatagagGATGgggaaaaattaaaaaatattaaccaaaatatatacaataataatgaagaatGTTTTAAAGATCAAAATAGAGTATGCAAAGAAAATgattgtaataaaaatattttagaaaaaaataatattatgaatGTTAATGTTGAtggaaataattttgatgaaatattttatttacctgaaaataaatattcagaaatactaaataaaaaaattgatgaaTTATCAAAGttatatgaaataaatttaactattaataaaaatataattaattcaaatgaatataaaaatccaGGTATTTTGGAAAAAATTATGGAAATGTTTGATATCGACGTATATTCATCCAATTATCCACCACATATATACAATCCTCATGATTTTTTATCTGTTGATTTATTTAACGAAAAGGAAAATACAACTGATAAGAATAAGGCAAAATCCAAATGGTCAGAAATGATGtaa
- a CDS encoding protein Mpv17, putative gives MLINAYISIKGKHKNFVPKNVNSFDINYDFRRKPLSDKIKYLKYLNFEGLKIKTKKSNSGSNIGSNIGSNIGSNIGGNIGCNIGGNIGCNIGCNSGGNNFSKHFFCNQFGNKLSEKFNYKSPYTHGIKLKEFDTHYTKETKETKEKINDKNGFHKISNFIKEQDKSPLSTSLNINEYNNNQSIYLNNYTQNKYSNEIVKYNTVINKVANNFSNSNNRNIFIKTTNRYFQTIIQKSFHTANNKKDDKKSSKNDKKNTKNDKKSKKTETVSKKAEISNKKAEIPNKKAEIPNKKAEIPNKKVETPNKKCIQNKKNDTIIESQENTCLDKKKNIEENKSIIKEKLCNIIENDTNIKHEMNKKDKNSIINYKNKIKNVINNLFEKHLLLMNSLIAGTLYFIADIACQFMEMSKQPNKYEPNKYDIYRTLRMSTIGFTLEGPVMTWWYGKILANFIKSRPNIFLYKSFIPTLFDNFIFGPIHLTIFFFYNGILKKQSRSEIVEKILNTGMKVFFISFVTWTPLTLVNFFFVPRIYQATVVFFADFFWVIFLSWSANNK, from the exons atgctGATAAATGCTTATATTAGCATTAAAggaaaacataaaaattttgtACCTAAAAATGTAAACTCCTTTGATATAa aTTACGACTTTAGAAGGAAACCCCTTTCAGATAAAATTAAGTATTTAAAATATCTGAACTTTGAAGGgcttaaaataaaaactaaaaaaagtaatagcGGTAGTAATATCGGTAGTAATATCGGTAGTAATATCGGTAGTAATATCGGTGGTAATATCGGTTGTAATATCGGTGGTAATATCGGTTGTAATATCGGTTGTAATAGCGGTGGTAATAACTTttctaaacattttttttgtaaccAATTTGGTAATAAGCTTTcagaaaaatttaattacaAATCTCCATATACCCACggaataaaattaaaagaatttGATACCCATTACACAAAAGAAACAAAAgaaacaaaagaaaaaataaatgataaaaatggttTCCATAAAATAAGTAACTTTATAAAAGAGCAGGATAAATCACCCTTATCAACatcattaaatattaatgaatataataataaccaatccatatatttaaataattatacacaaaataaatatagcaATGAAATAGTGAAATATAATACTGTTATTAATAAAGTAGCAAATAATTTTAGTAATTCTAATAacagaaatatttttataaaaacaaCAAACAGATATTTCCAAACGATAATACAAAAGTCATTTCATACAGCGAACAATAAGaaagatgataaaaaaagttcaaaaaatgataaaaaaaacaccaaaaatgataaaaaaagtaaaaaaacaGAAACAGTAAGTAAAAAAGCGGaaatatcaaataaaaaagcgGAAATACCAAATAAAAAAGCGGAAATACCAAATAAAAAAGCGGAAATACCAAATAAAAAAGTGGAAAcaccaaataaaaaatgcatacaaaataaaaaaaatgacacTATTATAGAAAGCCAAGAAAATACATGtcttgataaaaaaaaaaatatagaagaaAACAAATccataataaaagaaaaattatgtaacatCATTGAAAATGATACTAATATTAAACatgaaatgaataaaaaagataaaaattctattatcaattataaaaataaaataaaaaatgttataaataacTTATTTGAAAAACATCTTTTATTAATGAACTCTCTAATTGCAggaacattatattttattgctGATATAGCATGCCAATTTATGGAAATGAGTAAACAACCTAATAAATATGAAcctaataaatatgatatatatagaaCTCTTAGAATGTCAACTATTGGATTTACTCTTGAGGGGCCAGTAATGACATGGTGGTATGGGAAAATTTTAgccaattttattaaatctagaccaaatatatttttatacaaatcTTTTATACCAACattatttgataattttatttttggcCCCATCCatttaacaatattttttttttataatggaatcttaaaaaaacaatCTCGTTCAGAAATTGtagaaaaaattttaaatacaGGAATGaaagttttttttatttctttcgTAACATGGACACCATTAACACTAGTTAACTTTTTTTTCGTCCCAAGAATTTATCAAGCTACAGTTGTATTTTTCGCTGATTTTTTTTGGGTTATTTTTCTTTCATGGTCtgcaaataataaataa